CTTGGTTAACACCGCAGCTAGAGCGGTATTCGACAGCGCCGAAGCTGGAGACAGCGCACCTACATAGCGCACACCTAGAACATTGAGCGCTCCAGCCACCGTCGAGGCTTGCTTCTTGTACTTAGCTCCTGCCGGAGGAACAAATAAGGTGGGGCCGTCACTGAGAGTTCCGCCAAGGACCGCTTCCTGCAAACGCGAAGTGGAAACCAAGTAGGCAACTTTCGACCCACTGGGGAAAGCGTGACGAGCGATGGCTGCGCTCGTGGTGTAACGGTCAACACCAGCTAAACGCCCAGTGCTGCGACCAGCAGCCGCTAAGGTCAAAGCGCGGGGTGTGACGACATTGCTGCCACCGAGGGCGTACACCTTGCGAGGAGTCAGCTGAGCAATCACATTTTTGATGGCAGCAGGAACTTGTCCGGTGTGGGGCACAGGGAGGACCGGACCTTTTGTTAGAGCACCAGCCGCAGCAGCGTCAGGCGAAGACTGAATCTGCTTTCGGGCAACCTGCCCAAGTCCAGCAAGGTAAACCTCTTCAGCGCCGTTGGGGAAAGCCCGGCGGGCGATGGCAGCAGCGGTTTCGTAGCTGTTGGCGCCAGAGAGCCGACTGACGTTACGTCCTTGAGCTGCAGACTGCAGAGTCTCGGCCGAGACAGCGCTTTCACCGCCCAAAGCGATCACCTGAGAAGGCGCCAGACGGTCAATTTCTTGGCGGACGTTGTCAGGCACAGCGCCAGTGGAAGGAACCATAAGGATGGGGCCATCGGACAAAGAACCAGCCGAGAGAGCGTCGGTGACCCGATCGCCCCGCGTGATATAGACCGTCTCAGCTTTACCTGGTTGCCAGGCTCGCTGCGAAATAGCTACGGCTGAGTCATAGACGCTCTCGGTGCCCAATCGAGGAACCGTGCTGGTGACAGCGGCGTGGACGCTGGCATCTGTGCCCTGGCGGAGCTGGTTCGTTAACGACTGGCGATTCTTGCGAGCACTCGTGGCGATGTTGGTGCCATTTGGTGCGGTGCCGCTGACAACCGGGGCGCCAGCCACTTCCACGGTGAGGCCTTGAATGGGGGAGCCGTTCTTGGTGTTGACTCCATAAACGTGAGTTGCTTTTGCCAGGGGGCCCTGATGAGTGACAGCTGTGGATGCAGTGGTCCGATCTGAAGCTGCTGCGCCAAGAGGAGAGCCGAGAACACCGGTGAGGGTCAGGGCGGCGGCGATGGCGATACTGGGACGCATGAGCGTGCCGGGAAACGAACGCATAGTGGGAGCCTTCCTAGCTCGACTCGCAGTTCTTTCTTGGGTTGTTTGGTGGAGGAAGTTCTGCGATGGGCCCATCCCTGGACCGTGAATGTTCGGTAACACAGGAGTTATGGACGCTTGTTCTGCATCCGAGGTTTTATTCGGCTGTTGCGGGGGGCATGTTGAGTACTCGAATGAAAAAAGTGACGAGAAGGTTTGCTTAATTACCGGGAAAAAGATGGGGTCAGGTTCGGGTTTCGTTGGGGGGGTGGTGCGCAGCAGCGTGAAACACTGTGACCAGCGTCGCTGCGAGAGCGTCCGTGTGCTGAGGAGGATTCACCGTGCCCGACATGACCTATTCCGGTTGGTTCACAGCTCGTGCACGCAGAGAGCCGCAGCGGGCAGCGTTGACGTTCGAGGGGCGCACCTGGACCTACGGTGAACTCTGCGATGAGGTGGACCGGTTAGCGCAAGGGCTGCGTGAACGGGGAGTTCGTCAGGCAGACCGAATCGCCTATGTGGGGGAAAACCACGCAGCGTTGTTGATGACGCTGATTGCTGCCGGTCGTATCGGCGCGATCATGCTTCCGGTGAATTTCCGATTGGCCGAAGAAGAGCTGGCGTTTATTCTCGCTGACTCGGGCGCTGTCGCGGTGGTGGCTGATCCGCCTCGTGCACAGCTGTTGGACAGTGTGTTTGCGGCGGGGCACGAAGGCGTGGCGGGGCGCGTGCGGCTGGTTGTGGACCAGCCTTGTGCTGGGTGGGAGGAGTTCACTGAAGTTGTGGGGGGCAGCGCACCCATTGATGCTCCTGCGCTGGTGCGTAACGATGACCCGGCGCTGCTTATGTACACCTCGGGGACTACGGGGAGCCCGAAGGGAGCTGTTCTCACACATGCGAATCTGTGGTGGAACGATGAGTCGCTGTTCGGGATTTTCCATGTCACGGCACAAGACACCACGTTAGCGGTGGCTCCGCTGTTCCATATCGCTGGTTTGAACGTCACGGTAGGGATGACCTGGAAGCGCGGTGGCCGTGTTGTTGTGATGCGGCGGTTCACGCCGGCAGCTTTCTTGTCCACGATCGAGACGGAACGAGTAAACACACTTCTGGCTGTGCCGGCTATGTTCTTGGCCACGATGCGCGCGCCGGAGTTCGCTGAGGCTGATCTTTCGTCGTTGCGGGTGTGTTTGTGTGGCGGGGCTCCTGTCCCGCCCCAGGTAGTGACGACCTTGGGGGAGCGTGGCGTCACCGTTGTGCCTGCGTATGGGCTGACTGAGTGTGCGCCGTGTGTCATGGTGTTGGCGCCCGATGCGGCTGCGACTCATCCATCCAGTGTTGGCAAGGTGCCCATGTATATGGACGTCAAGCTCATGCATGAAGGAGTGGAGCAGACCGGCCCTGAAGCTGAAGGTGAGATTTGGGTACGGGGCGGGAATATCACCGTTGGTTACTGGAACAATCCCGTGGCGACCGCTGCAGCTATCGACGAGGCTGGCTGGTTCCGCACTGGTGATGTGGGTCGGCGTGATGCAGCTGGGTTCCACTATGTGGTGGATCGGATCAAGGATGTTGTTATTACCGGCGGGGAAAATGTGTATCCGGCTGAGCTGGAGCATCATCTTCTCGATCACCCTGTTGTTGTAGAGGTCGCAGTGATCGGTACGGCTGACGATGTGTGGGGTGAGGCTGTGACGGCGGTTGTTGTTCCGGCAGATGGTGAAGAACGTGTTGGTGTGGATGATTTCCGTTCTGTTCTTGAAGGAAAAGTGGCTCGTTTCAAATGGCCTCGACGTATCGAGTTTGTGAACGAACTTCCTCGGAATGCTCAAGGAAAAGTTTTGAAAACGGTATTGCGGGATCGCTTTTCGGAAAAATGACATGTTTTTCGTCGTGTCTTCGTCATCAGAGCGAGGATTGTGTGAGGCCTCGCTAACCTTGAAGTGGCGATAGCGCATTCTCAAACAAGGGGCATTGGGGTTTGCTCAAGGGGGAGAGGTGCGAGTGTTAGTGGATGCTTCTGGGCGAGGAATGCGATGGTTTCTGAAAAAACACTGCGGGCTATCTGCGGTGTTCGTTATGTGTGCGTGGCGCTTTTGGTGTGGGTGGCGGTGACAGGTTGTGCGCGTTCAGCGGTTCCGCCGGAGTCGGATGATCCAGATAGTGCAGCGACGATGGTGGCCGGGAACTTGATGCCCGCGTTAGGGCCTGAAGACGCCACTCGTGTTTCTGATGCCGTGATACACACCTGTGAGGTGAGTCCGGCTGGGCGCGCGGTAGTAGAGGCTACTGTGCGTAATTCCGGTTCAGCGACAGCGACTTTCGTTGCTTCGGTGGAAGTGATGCACCAAGGTAAGCGGGTGGATTCGTTGGCGTTGATTGCCAGTGGTGTGGAGCCGGGACGTCAAGTGCGTAAACGTGGCCAGGGGGTGCGTACTGATTTGGTTAAGCCTGTGCAGTGTCGGGTGACTGGGGTGGATTCGGTTACTGGCTGAGTGGGCTGTTGTGTTACTCGCCGAGAAGGTCGAGCAGTACGTGGATCATTTCTGGTGAGCTGCCCAGCTGTTCGCTGATAGTGGGTGTGTCTTTGTCATCGAGGTAGGTGGCCTGCCACCAGATGGCATCGACGTCCCGTTCGGTGATGTGGGGGGTGATGAGCAAAGTGCGCCCCGTGGTGGGGACATGCAGCGCCCAACAGGTGTGGGTGGGGTAACGGATAACTGTGGTTTCTGGGTGGCTGGAGGCAATCTCTTTAGCGATAAGGGCTACCAGGGCGTGCTGAGCTGTGCAGGGGTTATCCAAGAGGGCCAGTTCGATATCTGAGGCGATGAAGCGCAGGCCGTTAGCGTGGTTGCCCCGCACAGTGGTGATGGCTGCTTCTTGCTCGCTGAGGGGGATTTCGATGGCGGTTTGGGGTAGAGCTACGGCGTTCATGAACCCTCCTGGTTGGTTCCTCAGCGATTCCGTTCGCTGGGGTGAAGCAGAGGACTACCTATCGGCAAGGTCACGATGAGATAAAGGTGTGCAGCGCTCGTCGTGGCGGGGGTGGTTAAGGGTGGATTTACCAGGAGCAGCGGTCGTCAAAGCTGGCGATATCGATGGTGTTTATTCCACCGAGTTGGATGGCTGAGCGCAGCGGCATCGCTCGGAGCAGGTCGGCAGTGCTGTTGGGCATGCAGGTGCTGGTGGTTAGGGTGATGGGGGCGGATGCTTTACCGGCTGCGGGAATGCCTGCGATGGCGTCAGGCCAGTGGGTGCCAGTGGTGAAGAAAACGGTGCTGGTTTTGCTCAGTGTGGGGGAGATGCTGATCAGTGCGGTGTTGGTGCTGTAGATGTTGTTGCCGGTGCCGCTAGTGTGCGTGATTCTGGCTGTGGGGGCGTTGGTGCGGATGGCTTTGTGAATGGCAGGAGTGAGACGTTTGGTGTTTCCGACTAGGTGGATGGTGCCTGTGTGCTTGATGCTCTGGGGTGGTAGGCCAGTAGGGGCGGCTAGGAGTAAGGGTGCGTGTTCGCCAGCGGCAGCTGCCCCGGCGGTGATGGCATCGGGCCAGTCATCGTCGTGGCCGCTGGCGACGTAGATCTTGCTGGGATGGGGGATGGTTGCGGCCAGGGCCGCAGCGGTGGTGTATCGGTTGGTTCCGTAGATGCGGGTGATGTGGGGGATATCGCGTAGCTGCTGGGTGAGGTGTTCTGGGAGGGCTTTGGTGCCGCCGACGAGGTAGATAGTGGTGGGTTGTAGTCGGCGGATCTCGGCGAGAACAGTCTCAGGGATGCTGTCGGGGGTGGTCAGGAGCAGTGGAGCCTCGGCGTGTGCGGCTGCTGGACCAGCAGCTAGGGCGTCGGCGCGGTTGAGGCCATTCGCGAGGTAAATGGTGCTGCTGCCGTTGGGCCAATATTTTTGGGAGATCGCTGTGGCGGTGCTGTATCGGTCAGTTCCAGCGATGCGGGTGAGGGTGGGCGGGGTTGTCCAGTTGATATGGGTGATTTTTGAGATGGGTGCAGGGTCGGCGGTGGCAGTGAAGGCGGTTGTGAGGGTTACAGAAGTGGCCAGGGCGGCGGCGATCAGGGGGGTGCGGGGGCGCATCAGCATGAGAGGGGTCCTTTCCTGCGGTCTTGATTCCTCCATCGGCATGAATAGGCCCGATACGCAGACGTATTGACGTGAAGTTGAGGGGGTTTCCTGACCTGTCAGGTTGCTGACTGTCCAGGCGCTGGTGCCTGGCGGCGTAGATGGATCGCGCAGATCGTTGCTGTGGTGAGCATGAGCCACCACGGCATCCATGGGATGGGGTTGCTGATGAGTACACCTGCCAGAGTGAAAGCCACCAGGTGAGTGATGAGCAGATGCTGGAGGCCAGCGCGGTCCAGGCCACGTGGACGTTGTGCTGCTGATGTGGCGTTGCGACGGGGAAATGCCCGGAAGATCAGGAAAGCGAGCAGAAGAGCCAAGGGGATCGACGCGAGAAGTCCGTATTCGGCCAGGAGCTGCACGAACCCGTTATGTGTGGGGGTTAAAGGGCGGGGGTTGTCTGGATCTTGGAGCCGCCACAGCGTGGTGAGGGAGCCGCCACCGACACCGGTCCATGGATGCTGACTCCACTGGTTGAGCGCGAACCGGATGAGTTCGAGCCGGAGGTTGTCAGAACGAATAGTGGAAGGATCACCGGGGTTTAGAACAGCTAAAACCACGTTCCGGAATGGCAGTAGCGCCGCAGCGACAACAACGACCATCACCAGGGAGAACATGGCACTGACGATGCGTGCCGCCGGCGGGCGAGGGCCAGCGTGACGTCGTTGGTGATGCAGCCGAGACCACCACATGCGGGCATTGCTGGAGCGAGTGAGCGCAAGCACCAAAGCAGAAGTCAAGACAATGGCCACAGCGATCAAAGATGAACGGCTACCGGTCATCCAGGTGAGCCAGATGCAGGTTGCCGCGGTTGCTACGAGCGCCAGTCGAGACAGAATCCCTATCTGTTCTGTCGCCCACCCAAGGGTGATCCCAATGGTCAGGACAAGGATGGTGGCGTAATTGTTCGTATTAATAAACATGGCTACTGGTGCATGCGGATCGCCTGTCCACGTGTAGTGGTGCACGCCAGTTACGGCTTCGCTGACGCCCATCGGTAGCGAGGCAACAGTGATAGCCAGCCACATCCACCTAGTCGCGCCCGGGGAATGCAGAAACAACCCCACAAGAGCGCACAACACACAGCTGGCAGCGATAGCGCTGGCGCGAGCATTATCTGTGTCAGCCATACCTGGCAACGACGCACGAAAAATATGGGAGGCGTTCCAGCAACCCACAAACACCGCAACCACATACACCGGCAGGTGCCGCCACCCGCGCAGCAGTAACGCGCCTGCTCCGGCAGCAGCGAACCCCCAATACATCGGCCACGGGTCGATAATCCTGTGTCCCACGATCGGCATCGCTAACACCCAGCCATATGCGACACCACTGCAGGCAGCCAACACCGATAACACCCGGGTCAGGCGGAACCACGCCGACCGGGGCGCAGCTTGCGCGCTCTGCGGTGGCTGCCAGTTCCGTTGACCAGAGGAACCGACCATATCGACTACCGCCATTTCCCCTCCTCGCTGGTGCGCCGCTGGGCGAGGACGGACCAATGCCTCCTCATCGACCCGATTCTGTCCGACATGAGACGGATATCCATTGAGGACAAGTGGTTTCGCTCGCAGCCGTGTCGGTTCTGGCAAGGCAGACTGGACACGCACGACGACCAAGCCCGGCCGCCGCGCACCTAAAAAACGCAGCGCGAAAGGGCGATAACCATGCGGTTCGGAATGTTCATCCCGCAAGGATGGCGGATGGATCTGGTGGGGATTCCGGCGGCGCAACACTGGGGAGTCATGGCAGGGCTAGCCCGCGCCGCCGACGCCAACAACATGTGGGAATCCATTTGGGTGCATGACCACTTCCGCACAGTCCCCGAACCCACCAACGAACCCACCCATGAAGCATGGATCCTTACTGCCGCTCTCGCGGCAGTAACCGGCAGGGTTCGGCTGGGGCAGATGAGCACCACCATGGGGTACCGAAACCCAGTGCTCTTGGCCAAAATGGCCGCCACTGTCGACATCATTTCGGAAGGGCGCCTGGATGTTGGGTTAAGCGCAGGCTGGTATGAAGAAGAATGGCTGGCCTACGGGTATGGGTTTCCTAGTGCTGGTGAACGCATCGGCATGCTTGCTGAAGGAATGCAGATTCTCCGGCAAGCCTGGACTACCGGCACAGTCACTTTTGATGGGCGTCATTACATCGCTGAAAACGCCACCGTTGAGCCTCGACCCTTGCAAGGCACGTTAGTGACAGGGTCACCAGTCAATGGCATTCCGGTGTGTATTGCTGGTGGGGGAGAAAAGAAAACTTTGCGGCTGGCTGCCCAGCACGCCGACTACACCAACTTCGAAGGCACTGCCGAAAAGTTCGCCCACAAAACCAACGTTCTTACCCGCCACTGCATTGATGTTGGCCGAGACCCGGCCACCATCACTCACACAGCCACGTACACCGTCATCGTTGGAGCGGACATCAGTGACATTAACGAAAGACTGCGCACTATCGGCAACCGCATGATCGACGGCGGTATCACCCCGGAGCAGGCACACGCACAAGTAGAACAGTTGCGGGCCCAACCGTTGGTGGGGACTCCAGACAAAATTTGTGACTATCTTGACGAAATGCGCGCCATCGGCCTGGACTACGCCATCGCGTACTTCCCCGAGGCCGCATACGACTCCACTGGTCTAGAGCTTTTTGAGCACTACGTCATCCCTGAATTCCGTCCACGTAAGAAAATGCGTCTGCTCTGACCCACCCCACATCCCACAAACGAAAAGCACTACGCTGGCGCGGAACCCACTTGACCACAGCGGCCTAGCAGCAAAGGCGAGGCGCCCATGACTTGGCACAAACGACTTGTCCTGGGAGTGATCGCAGTTATCGCGTTGGCTCTCGTTACCGGCACTCTCCTATTCAAGGAACACCACACCCTCACCTTCGCTGAGGGCAACAAACTCCATACCCTTACCGCGTTTGAAGCGCACGGTGTCGCCGCTGAGCTCTTAGCCAGAGCCACCCCCGAAGACGACCTTTCAGTCTTCGCGCCACTGCCTGGCGAACGCGACATCACCACCGCCCAAGCTGTTGCCACCACCGATGCCGCCCAGCTGCCTATCTCCACCTATATGGGGCGGTTGCCTCGCCCCGATGAGAGCGGTGTTGCTCTTGTCGGCAGTCACGTCGCCACCACTGTTGACCACGCTGGCCGTGAGACAGTCACCTACCAGGGAAATACCTACCCTGTCATCGGCAGGCTAGGGCGCACCCCAGAATCCCAACAGCGCAACTCTGCTCTTGTCTTCGACCGCGGACTTTTCACGTCTTCTCCGCAACCGCTCATCCTCGATGGGTCCTACGCTGCCACCGCGTTTGCACGCACCTACCCCAACCGGCAGCGCCGCGCCGCGCCGCTTACTCTGCGCGTCAGTTCTGGGACGTATTCGGTGCCGATGCTGGCTGCAGTGGGCATTACTGGGCTGGTCACTCTTGCCGCGTGGGGGATTATCGCCTCTCGCATGTTCATCCATCACGGCAGGAAACTCAGCCGCGGTGGTCGTTCCTATAGCTCTGTGCTCACCCGTTTTTTCACCGAGATCGCTACGATCCTCGGCGCGGCTGCTCTTTTCTTAGCTATCGCGCTTATGGCCGTGTTCGGTACGGATGGGATCCCTGCAGATCTTGCTCCGATGTGGGGTTTGGCAGGTTTAGTGGCGGCAGGGCTGGGGATGGCTGACTGCTCTCGCCGTATCTGTCAAAGCAGCCCAGGTAAACATGTGCGGTTGGCGTGGCCACAACAGTTTCCCAGTCGAGGCCGCACAGCGCACTAACAGCCAGGGCAGGTCCGGCGTATCGATCTCGGATCGCCGCTGCTGACGCAAAGAAGGGGGGGCCGGCGGGCAAGTAGCGCGCCGGACCCCCCTTCTTTGCGTCGTGGTATTACACGTGGAAGGTCTGCACCAATCGACGTAGTTCATCAGCTTGAGAAGAGAGCTGGTGAGATTCATCAGCGATGGTGGAGGCGATGTCGTTGGACTCCTGTGCCGAACGAGAGACAGTCTCCACGCTCCCGGCAATGCCCGCTGCCGACTGTGCCGCGTCAGAAACGTTGCGGCCCATTTCGTTCGTGGTGGCGGTTTGCTCTTCCACGGCCGAAGCGATCGTGGCCTGGGTGTCGTTGATCTGGGCGATGATCGAAGAAATCTCTGCGATAGCGGTCACAGCGGCCTCGGTGTCCACCTGGATGGCCTCGACACGGCGGCCGATGTCCTCGGTGGCCTTGGAGGTTTCCTGGGCCAGATCCTTGACCTCGTTAGCAACAACCGCGAAGCCTTTACCAGCCTCACCGGCACGGGCTGCCTCGATCGTGGCGTTCAACGCCAGCAGGTTGGTCTGCTCAGCGATGCTGGTGATCGACTTAATCACCTCACCAATCTCGTGGCTCGATTCGCCTAGCTTTCCAACAGTTTCGTTCGTACGGTCAGCGACCCGCACCGCAGAAGCAGCCACTTCGGCAGCAGCATTCGCGTTCTTCGCGATTTCACGGATGCTCACGGTCATTTCTTCTGTCCCTGCAGCCACGGTTTGGATGTTGTCCGAAACCAGGTTGGTGTCTGAAGTGACGTTTGTGAGCTGGGTTGCTGCACCAGAAGAAGAGGTACGGAGAGTGTCTGCCGTGGCAGTCATGCGGCCGCTGGAGTCAGCCAGGTTCGATGCCACTTCGGTGGCACGTTGAATCAGATCACGCAGGTGCGACTGGGCTTCGTTCAGCGCTGAAGCCATGCGACCGATCTCGTCAGTGGATGTGGCTTGCAC
This region of Dermatophilus congolensis genomic DNA includes:
- a CDS encoding cell wall-binding repeat-containing protein; the protein is MRSFPGTLMRPSIAIAAALTLTGVLGSPLGAAASDRTTASTAVTHQGPLAKATHVYGVNTKNGSPIQGLTVEVAGAPVVSGTAPNGTNIATSARKNRQSLTNQLRQGTDASVHAAVTSTVPRLGTESVYDSAVAISQRAWQPGKAETVYITRGDRVTDALSAGSLSDGPILMVPSTGAVPDNVRQEIDRLAPSQVIALGGESAVSAETLQSAAQGRNVSRLSGANSYETAAAIARRAFPNGAEEVYLAGLGQVARKQIQSSPDAAAAGALTKGPVLPVPHTGQVPAAIKNVIAQLTPRKVYALGGSNVVTPRALTLAAAGRSTGRLAGVDRYTTSAAIARHAFPSGSKVAYLVSTSRLQEAVLGGTLSDGPTLFVPPAGAKYKKQASTVAGALNVLGVRYVGALSPASALSNTALAAVLTKAPNVTDNPLPPYPGGDDTVSTPAPTPNPAPAGDTCESLVTSFHPVPMSSKYSIKCVDSIDNNPNILGLTTSYVYTDTGELANGVVEINRNQSITSVKQTIAHELSHAYSYAYLSSTQRAWFVTELRKVDSGVINNDFGGSDYDHMPAEQWARGQAKCVGWGDPFNRPTASCSLINGAINYGR
- a CDS encoding TIGR03560 family F420-dependent LLM class oxidoreductase, with product MRFGMFIPQGWRMDLVGIPAAQHWGVMAGLARAADANNMWESIWVHDHFRTVPEPTNEPTHEAWILTAALAAVTGRVRLGQMSTTMGYRNPVLLAKMAATVDIISEGRLDVGLSAGWYEEEWLAYGYGFPSAGERIGMLAEGMQILRQAWTTGTVTFDGRHYIAENATVEPRPLQGTLVTGSPVNGIPVCIAGGGEKKTLRLAAQHADYTNFEGTAEKFAHKTNVLTRHCIDVGRDPATITHTATYTVIVGADISDINERLRTIGNRMIDGGITPEQAHAQVEQLRAQPLVGTPDKICDYLDEMRAIGLDYAIAYFPEAAYDSTGLELFEHYVIPEFRPRKKMRLL
- a CDS encoding class I adenylate-forming enzyme family protein; its protein translation is MTYSGWFTARARREPQRAALTFEGRTWTYGELCDEVDRLAQGLRERGVRQADRIAYVGENHAALLMTLIAAGRIGAIMLPVNFRLAEEELAFILADSGAVAVVADPPRAQLLDSVFAAGHEGVAGRVRLVVDQPCAGWEEFTEVVGGSAPIDAPALVRNDDPALLMYTSGTTGSPKGAVLTHANLWWNDESLFGIFHVTAQDTTLAVAPLFHIAGLNVTVGMTWKRGGRVVVMRRFTPAAFLSTIETERVNTLLAVPAMFLATMRAPEFAEADLSSLRVCLCGGAPVPPQVVTTLGERGVTVVPAYGLTECAPCVMVLAPDAAATHPSSVGKVPMYMDVKLMHEGVEQTGPEAEGEIWVRGGNITVGYWNNPVATAAAIDEAGWFRTGDVGRRDAAGFHYVVDRIKDVVITGGENVYPAELEHHLLDHPVVVEVAVIGTADDVWGEAVTAVVVPADGEERVGVDDFRSVLEGKVARFKWPRRIEFVNELPRNAQGKVLKTVLRDRFSEK
- a CDS encoding cell wall-binding repeat-containing protein, whose product is MLMRPRTPLIAAALATSVTLTTAFTATADPAPISKITHINWTTPPTLTRIAGTDRYSTATAISQKYWPNGSSTIYLANGLNRADALAAGPAAAHAEAPLLLTTPDSIPETVLAEIRRLQPTTIYLVGGTKALPEHLTQQLRDIPHITRIYGTNRYTTAAALAATIPHPSKIYVASGHDDDWPDAITAGAAAAGEHAPLLLAAPTGLPPQSIKHTGTIHLVGNTKRLTPAIHKAIRTNAPTARITHTSGTGNNIYSTNTALISISPTLSKTSTVFFTTGTHWPDAIAGIPAAGKASAPITLTTSTCMPNSTADLLRAMPLRSAIQLGGINTIDIASFDDRCSW
- a CDS encoding HAMP domain-containing methyl-accepting chemotaxis protein; the protein is MSLPASTVDQAREGRTPPWLANLPLSRKFMAIVAVMSLVAIVITGVNVYAGQQTVQRTESVRDLQEIRDPLNLLRRKQLFIRGLLSSISAARSAEETQTLQKKYTTNDADVKKIIADLSNNPSVAEVMPTWSEFTKRYDTWLAHRDSVVYPAALKNDPKTYESTEIPGRSRELLQSSDDALDKAAKELEATAAQYSDEASSTQRAALVESLLVLLLGLALSLFVAWAIIRAVKRPVEQVKSALETMAAGDLTRQVQATSTDEIGRMASALNEAQSHLRDLIQRATEVASNLADSSGRMTATADTLRTSSSGAATQLTNVTSDTNLVSDNIQTVAAGTEEMTVSIREIAKNANAAAEVAASAVRVADRTNETVGKLGESSHEIGEVIKSITSIAEQTNLLALNATIEAARAGEAGKGFAVVANEVKDLAQETSKATEDIGRRVEAIQVDTEAAVTAIAEISSIIAQINDTQATIASAVEEQTATTNEMGRNVSDAAQSAAGIAGSVETVSRSAQESNDIASTIADESHQLSSQADELRRLVQTFHV
- a CDS encoding O-antigen ligase family protein, whose product is MPIVGHRIIDPWPMYWGFAAAGAGALLLRGWRHLPVYVVAVFVGCWNASHIFRASLPGMADTDNARASAIAASCVLCALVGLFLHSPGATRWMWLAITVASLPMGVSEAVTGVHHYTWTGDPHAPVAMFINTNNYATILVLTIGITLGWATEQIGILSRLALVATAATCIWLTWMTGSRSSLIAVAIVLTSALVLALTRSSNARMWWSRLHHQRRHAGPRPPAARIVSAMFSLVMVVVVAAALLPFRNVVLAVLNPGDPSTIRSDNLRLELIRFALNQWSQHPWTGVGGGSLTTLWRLQDPDNPRPLTPTHNGFVQLLAEYGLLASIPLALLLAFLIFRAFPRRNATSAAQRPRGLDRAGLQHLLITHLVAFTLAGVLISNPIPWMPWWLMLTTATICAIHLRRQAPAPGQSAT